The Brassica oleracea var. oleracea cultivar TO1000 chromosome C7, BOL, whole genome shotgun sequence sequence CACACTAAAATATTTTTAGTGTGAAATATAGAAGAAATTTTCTGTGTCCCATTGGAGATGCCCTTACGAAGCTCAGTTCTTTGGAGATCATTACGAGTTTTGCTGCAAAGTCGCTGATGTTAATGGAAAAACTGTTACTGTTGCAGGCCTTGATGGTGACCAGTGGCGGATCCACGTTGTTCAGGGAGGGTGCAGCTGCCACCATGAAATTTTTTTTTTATTAAGATTTGTTTTAACAAAAAAAAATTGCACCCATAAAAAAATATTCTTCTGCCCCCTCCTTTACAGCCCATACGAAATTTGAAGGCCCAAACTGATTGTTAATATGTTTTGTTTTAGAAATTTTACTTAATTATAGTTAAAGTACTTAATTAATTTAGAATTAAAAACCCTAATCTACTCATCTTCTCGTTCATCGTCTCTGTGTGAAGAAAAAGTGGTAATTTTTTTTTGCTCTTATATTAATGTTTCAGAGTTGTAAAGGTTTGCTTAAAACACCCTATTAGAATTATATAAACTAAACTCTTCTACTGATTTTTGCTAAACATATTTTTTTTTACAGTTAAATTCAATGGAGAAATATTTCAAAAAAGTACCTCCTCCGGAATCTGATGCCAAAGCTGATGATTTGCCATCTAACCTTGGTGAAAGGAAAGACAAAAGAAAATCTCCTCCAATAGATAATACCGATATTGAAGATTTGCCATCTGACCCTGGTGAAAGAAAAGATATAATGGAGTATCTTTCGCATCAAAGAGACGAGGTTAGACGCAAATATCTAACTAAAGGTCCATGTCAACCTTATGGTCATACATTTAAACAAATATTGAAAAGTGGTTCATTAAGACGATTCAATCCAGCTTGGTTTGATCAATATGGTAGTTGGCTAGAGTATAGCATATCAAAAGAAAGGGCATTTTGTTTATATTGCTATCTATTTAAAGATGAGATACGGATGCAAGGTGGAAGTGATGCATTTGTGAAAGAAGGGTTTAATAGTTGGAATAAGCCAGATAGATTGCGTACTCATATGGGTAAACCGCCCAACAGTTTTCATATTATTGCTGCTCAGAAATGTGAGGATTTGATGAATCAAAATCAGTCTATAGTACATGCTTTGTTTAAGCAAGATGATAAGGTGAAAAATGAGTATCGCATTCGCTTAACTGCTTCGATTGATGCTTCCAGATTCTTGTTACGACAAGGATTATCTTTCCGTGGCCATTTCGAAAAAGAAGAAGCTGTGAATAAAGGAAACTTCTTGCAGCTTCTGAAATACACAGGAGAACAAAATGAAACCATAAGTAAGGTCATTCTGAGTAATGCTCCAGGAAATAATCAGATGGTTTCTCCATTAATTCAAAAGGATATTGTCCATTCATTTGCAGAAGAAGTACGACAAGCTATTTTAGAAGAAATTGGTCATGATGTGTTTGGCTTGCTGGTTGATGAGTCTGCAGATGTTTCTCATAAGGAGCAGATGGGCGTTGTTTTTCGATTTGTTGATAAAAGAGGAGCAATCAAAGAAAGATTTATTGGAGTTGTTCATGTAAAAGAAACGTCTTCTCTAGCTTTGAAATCTGCTATAGATGATTTGTTGCTAGATATGGGATGAACATCAAAAAGGTGAGAGGGCAAGGTTATGATGGAGCTAGTAATATGAGAGGTGAGTTTAATGGTTTGAGATCATTGGTTGCTAGAGAAAACAGCTCAGCATATTATGTTCATTGTTTCGCTCATCAACTTCAGCTAGTTGTGGTGGCAGTTGCAAAAAAGCACTTTGACATTGCTGACTTTTTTGATATGATTTCTACATTGTTGAATGTTGTTGGGGCTTCTTGTAAAAGACAAGATAAATTTCGAGAAATTCAGCGTGAAGAATTAGAAAAACAGATCAGTAGTGGTGAAGTTAAGACTGGGACATGACAGAATCAGGACGTTCTTTACCAAGACCTGCAAATACTCGCTGGGGTTCTCATCACAAAACATTGTTGAGGTTGGAAGAATTATTTTCTACTACCATTAAAGTTCTTGAGTATGTCCAAGAAGAAGGCATGGATGACTTACAGAAACGTCAAGCTTGTGGTCTTCTCAAATATTTTCACACATTTGATTGTGTGTTCTATTTGCATCTAATGTTGCTTATTTTGGGGCTCACTGCAAATTTGTCATTGGCTTTGCAAGAGAAAGATCAAAATATTTTGAACGCTATGTCACTGGTGGAATCTACTAAAAGAGAACTGCAAAAGCTTAGGGATGATGGTTGGAGTTTGCTTATGGATAAAATTGCTTCTTTTTGTAAGAAACATAATGCTGGAATGCTCATCATGGAAGACGATTTTGTTAATCCAAAGAATCCAAGAAAGAGAAGCAACATAACCAATATGCATCATTATAAGGTCAATTGCTTTTGCACAGTTCTAGATTTACAGATTCAAGAGTTCAATGATCGTTTTACAGAGGTAACCACTGATCTACTTATTTGTATGGCTGCTTTAAGCCCGACTGATTCGTTTTATGGGTTTGACAAGGAGAAGCTGATGAGATTAGCTAAGTTATATCCAGAAGATTTTACCTATGGTGAGATTTTATCTCTAGAGCAGCAACTTGATATCTACATTGATAATATACGTAGAGATGAAAGGTTTAAGAGTGTGGAGAATCTTGGAGATCTTTCTTGTTTGATGGTGAAAACTCAAAAGCATATTGCACATCCTTTGGTCTACAGGCTTTTAAAGTTAGTTCTAACTTTGCCGGTTGCCACCGCAAGTGTTGAAAGATGTTTTTCAGCTATGAAATTAGTGAAAACAGCTGCACGTAACCGAATTGGAGATCAGTTTCTAAGTGATTGTATGGTCTGTTTTGTTGAAAAAGAGTTGCTTGACTCGGTTTCAAATAAGAAAGTGATAGAAAGGTTTCAAAAGATGAATGAGCGTAGAGTTGTTTTGTAAGAGTTTTTATCATATTTGGTGTGTTTTTTTTGTTGCAAACTTAATAAAACATTAATTTTTTTAATGAAGTGTATGGTATATTTTTGCCCCCATAATATTTATTTTCTGGATCCGCCACTGATGGTGACTATTTAAGGTGTTACTGCGAGGTGTGAGGTTCGTGGGCAGAAAGGTTTCTTCACTCTGAGGAAGACTTGTGACAGCAGAACTAAACTGATCGGTGGAGCTGATGTCTACTTGCCCGTTTGTCGTAAGCATTATATCACTAATTAAATTTTCATCAGTGCTTCAAAGGAAGTTTTGGATTCTGGCAATGCAAGAGCTGAATCATGTGCGGAGAAAGATGTTGTTATGGTCTAAGTATGAATAGCTGTGGAATCAGTAACATATAATATAGTGATATTCTGTTTATTTTCTGTGTGCTTTCGTGTTACTTGTCTTGGTTTATTATCCTCACTGCTGTCTTTCAAAAACACTTGAGATGTTTCTTGTATATAATATATCTGACGCCTTCTCTATGGCTAGATTCTGATCCATGTTTGATTTAAGCATGCCTTTCAGGTCAATTTTCATATTTTCATAACTTTAGTACCCAAAGCAACCTATCACCACTGCTCTTTTACATCAGCTATTACACAAAACGAGTACTGATATTATGAGAGTAAATATTTCATGCAAAAGATTCGACCATACCTTTCCATGAAAACCACGAAAATCCACTGATCATTGCAACAAGAATCCATACACCCGATTTAACATAGATAAGAACCATATTTGTGTGGATAGAGAGAAAAGATGTTGAGATGGATGAAGAAGAAAGATAAACAGAGAATAAACAGAGAGAAAAACGTGGGAGAGAAGATATTGTGCAAGATTTCCTGTAGATTTGGGAAAGAAAATAATCAAAATATTGTAACTTCCATTTTTTGTTATTTAGGTAGAATACATAAACTACGTAGACTAGAACGATGACTAATAGGTGGGATATTTTTTTTTCTCAAGCAGACCGCAAGTTATAGCTAGAATAGGTTATGAAACATATATAACCTAAGTTTGGCTATAGAGTAAACTTTACAACACATATTCTAGGTAGATGAAAACCACTGTTATCTGGCTATAATGAAACAAAAAAAATTCTAGCATGAGTAGTTTGTAATTGTATCCTAGTTCTAAACTAAGTAGACTGCCAAAATGAATATTATATGCTTAGGTGGGACATAAAATAAATATGGTTACATAAATTATTTTATTTAAAAAAAATATACATATACTCTTACTTATGTTTCCAATAGTTTTCAAATTTTTTGAAATTTTTAAAATTTAAAATACTAAATTTCAACTACAAAAGGGTAAAACAGATCCAAAAATGGCCTAAAAATCAAAAGTCTTGGTGGGACAAATAAAAATTGAGAGTGTCACATTTTGCCAATTCTCTCATATTTTTAATCAATAGACAACTTTTATCTATAGTTATCCCACATCTCTCTAAAAAGTCTTTAAACAGATTAACATTATATGTCCAACAACCCGTTTAACTATAATTGTGATAAAGCATATCTTAGGATTTTAGCTTTTCTTTTAAGTGTTTTCATTTTTAATTAGGTTTCGAATCAAGTCTTAATAAAATTGAATCTTATAAAAATGGTGAAAATACATAATCAAACAAAAAAAATATTTTAAAAAACAAAAAATGAAAATGCAAAACTGAAAAGATAAAATTAGTATAAATATATAATATAATTTAAATTTAGTGAAAAATATTCAATAATTAATTATCTCATAAAAATTATTTAAATAGGTCAAATATCTAAATATACAGTAAGATCTTCAATATTAAATGGGTTGACAATCCAAATCAATAATTGATTTTTGAATCCATCCAACTGGACCAAATTCATATAAAGAACTAATTGTTTTTAAAAAATATATATAAACTAAAAGTTAAATTTCAGTTTGAATAACTTTATAGATCATATGCATTCATATTTTTTATTATAAAAACTGAATATTTGTAGAAATTTATATGACTGAAATCATTTTAAATTTAAATTGGTATGTATTGCATATTATTTAGATAAAATACAATTTTATTTTAAAATAAAAAAAATAATTACTAAAAATGTTTTGAACCACTGCAAAAATGAAGTAAATTATGAGATTCACTAACGGTTCTTGTTTTTCCTTTGTTTTTCCTTTACAAAAAGGAACCACAAGAAGTTCAGAATTTTTAATGATTATAATTTTACAAGATTGCCATTAATAAAATTTTATGTTGAATGAAGATGTTACAAAAGTGGGTGATGATTCACCTTGTGTGAGAACCACTAAAAAACTGATCTCCATATAAAGACGACTTCGGTTGGTGATTTGGAAGCAAGTCTTCATGCAGTTGCTTTTTTTTTTCTGTTTGCTCAAGTAGAATCTTTGGTTGCGAGTTTAAACAATTTTGTGAGTCAATTTGGTATTTTCATGGATATGCTGGAAATAGGTGTATTAAGAGTTTCAAATATTTTTTATTAAGCTTTTTTCAAACTTAATGCTAAAAATTAAAAAATTCCATAACTTTTCAATATAAATATTTCTAATCAATATGTTACCACATTTCTCTAAAAATGTCCTTAAACAGATTCACATTAGATGGCCAACAACCCTTTTAGCTATAATCGTGATGTATATCTTAGGATTTTAGCTTTTCTTTTAAGTGTTTTCATTTTTAGTTAGGTTTGAATGGAGTCTTATAAAAATTGAGTCTTATAAAAATGGTGAAAAACAACAATCAATGTTTAATACATAATCAAAAATTTTTTTTTATAAAAACAAGAAAATGAAAATATAAAAAATGAAAATATAAAAAATGAAAAAATAAATTAGTAAAAATATATAATATAGCTTAAATTTAGAGAAAATATTCAATAGTTAATTATCTCATGAAAATAAATAATATAATTTAATACATAAATTTTAAAAATAAAGAAAAATTTCAATATAATATTTGTTTGAATAATAATATCCATTCCTCTTTATGACACTAGAGGTTTCTTAGCGCTTTACATGAAGTTTATTTTATAAAAACCAATCATGAATCAACCACTGAGAAATGAGAACTAACACAATACCTCCACGTTTATTGTAACATTATTACCTCCCAGGCTCCCCCACTAAATAAGATAAACATACGGGAAAGGAAAGTAAACCGGAAGGGGGGGGCAAACCGGGTTAATTCCTATTTTACAGCGCAGAAAAAGAACCAGAGTTCTTGAGCTCGTGTGAACTAGAAGTCGTGCCATTGAGAAAAGCAGAGTACCACAAAGCAGAGGTTTTAGGAGATCTCTTAAGTTCCGGGTCACTGAAGTTCACATAATACAATCCATATGTGTAGTTGGGATCGAGAAATTCGAACAAATCCATGAACGACCATTGGAAGTAGCCTCTTGTGTCAGACCCATTCCTACATAATAAAGTTATGTGACATTTAGTATTACAATTTTACATGCCAAGTCTTTTTTAAGGGAGAATATTGCACACCTCACTGAATTAAGCACAGCACCAATATAGGCATGAAGGTATTCAACTCTTCCCACGTCGTTGAGTGATGAAGAGTGGTTGCTTGATTGACCTGTTTTTGTGTTTACAGGAAATCTCAAGATCAGTAATGTTTGGTATCTAAGGGGAGAGAGAGAGAGAGAGAGAGAGAGAGAGAGAGAGAGAGACCATTTTCAAGAATGTAGACAGGTGGATTGCCATAGTTCTCCTTTATGTATGCCAACACTCCTTCAAGACCCCATGGTAGCACATCATACTGTGAATATCGTATGAAACTGAAAGATTACAATAGTTATGGTGATTCAAATGGGTTATTGGCTCTGGAAACACACCTTGACCAGTGTAGAGTTCCCAAAGGCTGTAGAAGAAAATGAAGTAAAGAATCAGCTATAGACTCGGGTAATGTGTTGATCAAAAACAAAAACAAAAGACTCGGGTAATGAACAAAAAGGCATACGGATTAGTGAAGCATTCATGTCTGACACAAAATCTTGGTCGGTGGAGCTAGTTAAGTGTGCAATGTACATTATAGTGTAGTGTATGACTCCTATGAAGTCGGATGAGTTCTTAACGAGATCTGACTCTTCTTTAGAAAAACTTGGCAGTCTCTTGCCTACGATTCTCTTCACCGAGCCTGGATAGTCCCCAAACACAAGCGGGTGCAGAACACTTGAACACACAAACGAAAATGATTTTCACTAAGAGCAGCCGAACAAGAATTAATGTGAAGACACAAAAATTGTTTCAACAAACCTGCCCAAAAAGAAATCTTTGGCTCTCTGAGTGGCCATCTCGTCTTCTTTAGAGCTAGTGAAAGGAACCATCCAGTAAGTAAAACATGTTATACCTACAGATCCATTTTGCTTATCCTACACCCATCATACGAGAGAGAGAGAGAGAGATGAAGAAAGAAATGAACCGAACATTCAAGAGGTGTATTGCGTGAGAGTTTACCTTGTACTTTTTCTTATACAAACTTGCTGTAGATGCATGTGTAAGTAACATATTATGGAGTGCAATATATTGATTAGTTGAAGAGTTTCCTCTGTATGAATTGGTCTGCGGAGTTGGAAGCTTAATTCCCAAGCCAGAACCTCCAAATGCTAGCATATTGGGCTCATTAATCGTTGACCAGAATTTCACTGTGTTCCCAAACTCTCTGAAGCAAACATCAGCAAAAGCAGTGAAGTCGTCGCTGCAACAGAAGATTATATAAGATAGAAAGATATATAAGCACATACTTCACTTTGGAAGTTTTTATTAATTACAAATGCAATTTAATTGTAGGAATATGTTTGGCTTTACATGATTTTGCGGTCAAACCATCCTCCGTATTCATCTTCAAGTGTCTGAGGGAGATCATCGTGATACAAAGTCACATGAGGTTCAATTCCTGCACTCACGTTTCATGCCAAAGAACAATAACAAACTCAATTCATGTTATTCCTAATTAAGACACAGTTAATAGTCTTGCCAATGATGATGGGAAGCACAATCTTACCATGGCTTTTGAGTTCATCTAGAAGGTTTTTGTAGAAACGTAAACCCTTTGGATTCACAGGACCTCTTCCACCTGAAAAAACAAATGAACAAAAAAAAATCTCGAGGCAAGGGGAACAAAATCTGAGTCATAGTAAAGAAACACCCACGCACTTGGTATTAGTCGCGACCACGAGATGGAGAGTCGGAATGCATCTAAACCCATGTCATACATCAGCCTTACGTCCTCCTAGACATATCATAATTATCACATATTTTTCAACTGTAATTGTTCCTAGTTGTTTATTATCAAAAATACATCAAATGTTTACCAATGACCAACCTTATATTTATGATATCCATCGCATGCTACATCTCCCGTAGGTCCCTTTCCTGCATCGTTAGGTGGAACTGATAGTTATTTTCCTTCTTTTTTTTTTTTTTGAACAAGAACTGATGGTTATCCTAAACCCTTAACTCTAGAAAACATCGAACTACTTTATGGATTTTAACTCAATATCGTTTTGGTGAAGAGCTTACTAGAGTGAAAAATTGTATCCCATATGCTAGGCTTTCTTTCGTCTTCATCAGCAGCTCCTTCCCACTTTTAAAGATCAAAGCAATTTCAGATAATCAAATTTTTTGTAAGGACCATTCAAGATACGAACCTGATAAGCAGAAACGGCAGATCCGAACACAAATCCCTCTGGGAAATCTTTTTTGCTATAAGTGTAAACATCATTGCATCTAGTGGAGAAAGCGAAACTCAAGAAAATAGTAAACAGAAACAAAATATGTTCCATCTCTTCTTGGCCTGTCTTATCTTATCGCAAAGGTCTTGGAAACATACTCCGGTCCTGTCAGGATGTATTTGGTGCATGTGTTAGTGGTGTAATATAAAATTTGATACTGATGGTCCGGTCCATACCTAACATTATTTAATATTGTTATTAATTTATCAACCACATGCTCCAACCACCACATGAGAGAAACTTAACCAGACAAGGCAGTGATCAGTGATCACATTACAGGGATTTACCATTAGGACAATAAGAACTCTAAATCATCTTACATCTGATATTATTATTCAAACAAATATTATAAGTAATTTTTTATTAAATGGAAATTTGCCTTTGGTCAGAATGGATATAATATAAATTTTCTACCTTCAAAATTATGATGATAAAATGTTTGAAACTTTACTCTTTTTAGGATTTATTTTAAGATTAGCACCAAAGAAAAAAATTGTAACGAACTGATTATTTTAGATTTGATATTTTAATCTAAATGATATTATATTGTTAATTATGGTTATTTTATTGTTCGTACTATTTTAATATTTGCACCCATATATTATTGAGGTTTTCATAATTTTTAGGATTAGAATCTAAAATATCCGGCTGCAATCCTGAAAACTTACTTCTAATAATTCCTATAAATCATAGTGCAGTTCAAAGTTTTTGTATTTTGCTTCTTAAAATGCATACATGTTTTCCACTTTTGATAAAAAAAAGTTTCTCAAAGTCAATAATTTTGACCCATCTAAATTTTTTTTCTGAATCATGTATACAAATTTAAATTTCTATTATATACAAACGTGTTTTTTAAAAAAATATTTTTTATTAAGATTAAATATTATATAAAAATTAGGGAAAATTACATGTTTACCACTTTCATACTACCACTTTCATTTTTACCACAACTAAAGAGACATTTTTAAAAATACATTTTTCATTAACTGGCAAAAGACTCTTATGTCTTTGTTTTTTATATATATAATAAATAAATATTTAAATATAGGTTTTAGGGTTTTAGGGTTTTAGGGTTTAGGGTTCGAATTTCAGAAAAATATAGGATTTAGGGTTTACGTTTAGGGTTTAGAGTTGATGTTTTAGGGTTTAGATTCGAAGGTTTATGGTTTAGAATTGATGTTTCGGGGCTTAGGGTTTAGAGTTCATGTTTCATGGTTTGGGGTTTAGAGTTGATGTTTTAGGGTTTAGATTTGAAGGTTTATGGATTAGAGTTTAGAGTTGATGTTTCGGGGTTTAGGGTTTAGAGTTGATGTTTCATGGTTTAGGGTTTAGAGTTGATGATTTAGGGTTTAGAGTTGATGTTTTAAGTTTAGATTAGTTAACCATATGTTTTTTTCGCCAAAGTTAATCAAAACGTTATAAATGTCTTTTACCCTTCATTAAAGATTAGGGCAAAAGTGGTTAATGTAAACATGAAAAATAGTACATTGAAAATAATATTTTTGGCCTAAAAATTACTATAAAAAATAGTTATCCCACATTTTTTAAAATAACACCAGAATCTAGTCCAATTCCATTAAAAAAACAACCAAAGCCACACGGTCGAGTCACTACAACAAAACACACCGAATTCCGACGGAGGTTCCGACGGACACCAAGGTCGTCGGACATTTGTGACGGAATACTGACAAATTTCCGACCAAATCCAAAAAAAATAAGTCGTCGGAATTCCGTCGGCTATTTCCGACGGAATTCCGACGAAATATGGTTCGTCGGAATTTTCCGACGACTTTTCGACGACATTCCGATAAAAAAAGTAACCGTTGTAGTCGTCGGAAGTTCGTCGGTATATTCCGACGAATTTCNNNNNNNNNNNNNNNNNNNNNNNNNNNNNNNNNNNNNNNNNNNNN is a genomic window containing:
- the LOC106306848 gene encoding putative beta-glucosidase 5; translation: MEHILFLFTIFLSFAFSTRCNDVYTYSKKDFPEGFVFGSAVSAYQWEGAADEDERKPSIWDTIFHSRKGPTGDVACDGYHKYKEDVRLMYDMGLDAFRLSISWSRLIPSGRGPVNPKGLRFYKNLLDELKSHGIEPHVTLYHDDLPQTLEDEYGGWFDRKIIDDFTAFADVCFREFGNTVKFWSTINEPNMLAFGGSGLGIKLPTPQTNSYRGNSSTNQYIALHNMLLTHASTASLYKKKYKDKQNGSVGITCFTYWMVPFTSSKEDEMATQRAKDFFLGSVLHPLVFGDYPGSVKRIVGKRLPSFSKEESDLVKNSSDFIGVIHYTIMYIAHLTSSTDQDFVSDMNASLIPFGNSTLVKYDVLPWGLEGVLAYIKENYGNPPVYILENGQSSNHSSSLNDVGRVEYLHAYIGAVLNSVRNGSDTRGYFQWSFMDLFEFLDPNYTYGLYYVNFSDPELKRSPKTSALWYSAFLNGTTSSSHELKNSGSFSAL